In one window of Mucilaginibacter auburnensis DNA:
- a CDS encoding outer membrane beta-barrel family protein codes for MKMFKILTMCAIILLAHNKSKAQTTFTISGIVTDSISRQPIKAATVAVKSLTDKSVKIVLSDENGRFSINDLQGDYRLGSQMQGYQSKTIVIETIDAKSGRIEVGLQLAPEGKTLNTVEISAAKHLVRQEADRLVYDVKADPDSKGSSVLDMMRKVPFVSLDADQNILLKNNTGFKIFLNGKPSGMIEQNPKDVLRSMPAATIEKIEVITNPPAKYDAEGFAGIINIVTSKKTADGYNGTVNLNGSTPTGGPGVGSSFNFKAGKLLVAATAGGSINKTPETESSLIRTSFGSDATDLTQTSQRKFDGRSGYFGTELSYEINKFQLLSAQFNISGTGNNNATIQQSLLNGSGGVLQGYHLQNNYKGDGHGLDASLNYQVAFQSKKIKLLTFSYRYTDYVNVNDNVVTLTNRTNYTLPDFYQYNKAGTNEHTLQLDYASGTKALGFEHGVKAILRGNSSNFSYTGANALSNSFNMSQDVFSAFSSLTYAGKKWGVKAGLRAEKTVVGGDVAQNYLNVVPSVSASYQVNDANSLNFGFSQRLRRPGVNRINPYVDRSNPNYEMQGNADLRPAIINNIMAGYNLSGRILSVTLGTTYSYFNDLDFRLITYNAATGVTSSTYENIGRGDALSIDLSANLAATKKLSLSFNGNLTYVNIQAAAAQIETKGWYHNFTVSGSYHPTASWRIGAYMNVIGKNFAPQSFQSLIAPQINTSFSSTHELIKGKWSITATVNNPFKKFRNVETRVTGMDFYEVANNQTFLRVYKLSLNYNFGELKDAVKRTKVGIRNDDVVN; via the coding sequence ATGAAGATGTTTAAAATACTAACCATGTGCGCAATCATCTTGCTCGCACATAACAAGTCAAAAGCGCAGACCACTTTTACAATCAGCGGTATAGTTACAGACTCTATTAGTAGACAGCCCATAAAAGCCGCTACGGTGGCCGTTAAGTCGTTAACAGATAAGTCGGTCAAAATAGTCTTAAGCGACGAAAATGGCAGGTTTAGTATCAACGATTTGCAAGGCGATTATCGCTTAGGCTCTCAAATGCAGGGCTATCAAAGCAAAACCATTGTTATTGAAACAATAGATGCTAAATCGGGCCGTATAGAAGTAGGTTTGCAATTGGCACCCGAAGGGAAAACGCTTAATACAGTTGAGATTTCTGCAGCTAAGCACCTGGTGCGACAGGAAGCTGATAGGCTGGTATATGATGTTAAAGCCGATCCGGATAGCAAAGGCAGCAGTGTTTTGGACATGATGCGTAAAGTGCCGTTCGTATCGTTGGATGCCGACCAAAATATTCTGTTAAAGAATAATACCGGGTTTAAGATTTTTTTAAACGGCAAGCCATCTGGAATGATAGAGCAAAACCCCAAAGATGTGCTGCGCAGTATGCCTGCAGCTACCATCGAGAAAATTGAAGTTATTACAAATCCTCCGGCTAAATATGATGCAGAAGGTTTTGCAGGAATAATTAATATAGTTACCAGTAAAAAAACAGCTGATGGCTACAACGGTACTGTGAATTTGAATGGCAGTACGCCAACAGGCGGACCTGGTGTTGGTAGCTCATTCAATTTTAAAGCAGGAAAATTGTTGGTTGCTGCTACCGCGGGCGGCTCCATTAACAAAACGCCCGAAACGGAAAGTTCTTTAATACGGACCTCTTTCGGAAGCGATGCTACTGATTTGACGCAAACAAGCCAACGCAAATTTGACGGGAGAAGCGGATACTTTGGGACAGAGTTGAGTTACGAGATCAATAAGTTTCAGCTTTTGTCGGCTCAATTCAATATCAGCGGAACAGGTAATAACAATGCAACAATACAGCAATCATTGTTAAATGGTAGCGGTGGCGTATTGCAGGGTTACCATCTCCAAAATAATTATAAAGGAGATGGTCACGGTTTGGATGCATCATTGAATTATCAGGTGGCATTTCAATCGAAGAAAATAAAATTGCTTACTTTTTCTTACAGGTATACAGATTATGTTAACGTAAATGATAATGTGGTGACCTTAACCAACAGGACAAATTATACGCTGCCTGATTTTTATCAGTACAATAAAGCCGGCACCAATGAGCATACTTTGCAATTAGATTATGCCTCGGGCACCAAAGCCTTAGGTTTTGAACACGGTGTAAAGGCAATTTTGCGAGGTAACTCCAGCAATTTTAGTTATACAGGCGCAAACGCCTTGAGTAATAGTTTTAATATGTCGCAGGATGTTTTTTCTGCATTTAGCTCTTTAACCTACGCGGGAAAGAAGTGGGGCGTTAAGGCGGGCTTGCGCGCGGAGAAAACCGTTGTAGGCGGCGACGTTGCTCAAAATTATTTAAATGTTGTTCCCTCTGTTTCGGCAAGTTATCAGGTAAATGATGCAAACAGCTTAAATTTTGGCTTTTCGCAAAGGCTAAGGCGCCCGGGCGTTAACCGCATTAACCCTTATGTAGACCGCAGTAACCCAAATTATGAGATGCAGGGAAATGCTGATCTGCGCCCGGCAATCATTAACAACATAATGGCAGGCTACAATTTAAGCGGTAGAATACTTTCAGTAACGCTCGGTACAACCTATTCCTATTTCAATGATTTAGATTTCAGACTGATAACTTATAACGCTGCAACCGGCGTAACCAGTAGTACTTATGAAAACATAGGCAGGGGAGATGCATTGAGTATAGACCTTAGCGCTAACCTGGCTGCAACCAAAAAGTTAAGCCTGAGCTTTAACGGCAATTTAACGTATGTAAATATTCAGGCTGCGGCTGCGCAGATTGAAACTAAAGGGTGGTACCATAACTTTACAGTAAGCGGTAGTTATCACCCAACAGCCTCGTGGCGGATAGGGGCCTATATGAACGTTATTGGCAAAAATTTCGCGCCGCAGTCATTTCAATCGCTCATTGCTCCTCAGATCAATACGTCCTTTAGCAGTACGCATGAATTAATAAAAGGAAAATGGAGTATAACAGCCACAGTTAATAATCCATTTAAAAAATTCAGAAATGTTGAGACAAGGGTAACCGGAATGGACTTTTATGAGGTGGCTAATAATCAAACTTTTCTGCGTGTTTACAAGCTAAGTTTAAATTACAATTTCGGCGAATTAAAAGATGCAGTTAAGCGCACTAAAGTGGGAATACGAAATGATGATGTAGTTAATTGA
- a CDS encoding DUF6249 domain-containing protein: MEHSEIIWQHLEGISVSITLFAATAIILIAILNFILKMRLINSGQTDPEVLKVLSNSYSQKVASLRWGIILLSGGIGLVLIYFIPSANQYESPLPYGIELIFIAIGFLAYYFVARNKRDE; this comes from the coding sequence ATGGAACACTCAGAAATAATTTGGCAGCATTTGGAAGGCATATCAGTCTCTATAACCTTATTTGCGGCTACCGCCATTATATTAATAGCTATATTAAATTTTATTTTAAAAATGCGACTGATCAATTCCGGGCAAACAGATCCTGAAGTACTTAAAGTACTTAGTAACTCTTATAGCCAAAAAGTGGCATCGCTTAGATGGGGGATTATTTTATTGTCGGGCGGAATTGGGCTGGTGCTCATTTACTTTATTCCTTCAGCCAATCAATATGAATCTCCTTTGCCTTACGGCATAGAACTGATCTTCATCGCTATAGGTTTTCTTGCCTATTATTTCGTGGCCCGTAATAAGAGGGACGAATAA
- a CDS encoding RNA polymerase sigma factor, with protein MLNQQSLIAKILQGDNKAFEQLIKQYERLVLHVTGRLIKQEDEVTDVCQEVFIKVYYGLAKFNNRSKLSTWIARIAYLTSINHLRKYKYEHENRIWNNNDDLGNYHFSLDTPETLLIKKDANAYVQHLITQLPVAYRTVLTLYHLEEFSYSEIEEITGMREGTVKNYLFRARKLLKEKLTAYLQNEEGNEKL; from the coding sequence ATGCTAAACCAACAGTCGCTTATTGCTAAAATATTGCAAGGTGATAACAAAGCCTTTGAGCAACTGATAAAACAGTATGAAAGGCTTGTGCTGCATGTAACCGGGCGACTAATTAAACAGGAAGACGAGGTAACGGACGTTTGCCAGGAGGTTTTTATAAAGGTCTATTACGGGTTAGCTAAGTTCAATAACCGGTCAAAGCTAAGCACCTGGATAGCGAGAATTGCTTACCTTACTTCAATCAATCATTTACGAAAATATAAATATGAGCATGAAAACAGGATATGGAACAACAACGATGACTTAGGTAATTACCATTTTAGTTTGGACACACCCGAAACGTTATTGATCAAAAAAGATGCTAATGCTTATGTTCAGCATCTGATAACCCAACTACCGGTGGCATACCGGACGGTGTTAACGCTTTATCATTTAGAGGAATTTAGTTACAGCGAAATAGAAGAAATTACCGGTATGCGCGAAGGCACAGTGAAAAACTACTTATTCAGGGCCCGAAAACTGTTGAAAGAAAAATTAACCGCCTATTTGCAAAACGAAGAAGGAAATGAAAAACTTTGA
- a CDS encoding sulfite oxidase-like oxidoreductase gives MGDKEKLDRIIEARMKLKARFEQQMAGTPSMADDAPQGSGEPNRHSMPTLPIGQTVTYKWPVLDLGYHPDISQDRWRLVIDGAVENPVRLTWKEFMALPQTKDTSDFHCVTTWSKLNMPWKGVSLLDLAALVHPKEEATHMMCYGYDTYTTNLSLEEALKPDVLLVHTFEGQPLPKEHGGPCRMITPQLYAWKGAKWIKRIEFITQNKLGFWEERGYSNTAYPWRNDRYSD, from the coding sequence ATGGGAGACAAGGAAAAACTCGACCGCATTATTGAAGCCCGCATGAAGCTGAAAGCTCGCTTTGAGCAGCAAATGGCCGGCACCCCATCCATGGCTGACGATGCGCCGCAGGGAAGCGGCGAGCCTAATCGCCATAGTATGCCTACTTTGCCTATTGGTCAGACGGTTACCTATAAATGGCCGGTGCTTGATCTGGGTTATCATCCCGATATTTCGCAAGACCGCTGGCGCTTAGTTATTGATGGCGCTGTAGAAAACCCTGTACGTTTAACATGGAAAGAGTTTATGGCGCTGCCGCAAACTAAGGATACTTCAGATTTCCATTGTGTTACCACCTGGTCAAAACTCAACATGCCATGGAAAGGTGTTAGTTTGCTTGATCTGGCCGCTTTGGTGCATCCTAAAGAGGAAGCGACGCATATGATGTGCTATGGTTATGATACCTATACTACTAATCTTTCTTTAGAGGAAGCTTTAAAGCCGGATGTACTATTGGTACATACATTTGAGGGGCAGCCATTGCCCAAAGAACATGGCGGCCCCTGCCGTATGATCACCCCGCAGCTTTACGCCTGGAAGGGTGCTAAATGGATTAAACGTATAGAGTTTATTACGCAAAACAAGTTAGGCTTTTGGGAAGAGCGCGGATACTCTAACACTGCCTACCCATGGCGTAATGATCGCTATAGCGATTAG
- a CDS encoding DinB family protein, protein METQAISLPIQQIIQFWESNNQQLTQLFNKFPDHVYAGKVAPKRSSGLYLFAHLVAVSDALLPILGLGEIKFPELARFIRESETDINYQVDINELKAKWEAINSKLTAEFATKDSAWWLGRHMNVTEADFANEPHRNKLNVLLSRASHVNYHRGQLIFLTEKVLAD, encoded by the coding sequence ATGGAAACTCAAGCAATATCATTACCTATACAACAAATCATTCAGTTTTGGGAAAGCAATAACCAGCAGCTAACCCAACTTTTCAATAAATTTCCAGACCATGTGTATGCCGGCAAAGTTGCGCCAAAGCGCAGCAGCGGGTTGTACCTGTTCGCGCATCTGGTAGCGGTGTCTGATGCTCTGTTACCGATATTGGGTTTAGGTGAAATAAAGTTCCCTGAACTGGCCCGTTTCATACGCGAAAGCGAAACTGATATCAATTACCAGGTAGATATCAACGAGTTAAAAGCTAAGTGGGAGGCCATCAATAGCAAACTAACAGCCGAGTTTGCTACAAAAGACAGTGCTTGGTGGTTAGGCCGCCACATGAATGTAACAGAAGCCGACTTTGCTAACGAACCACACCGCAACAAACTGAACGTGTTATTGAGCAGGGCGAGCCATGTTAACTATCACCGCGGTCAGCTGATATTCTTAACAGAAAAGGTGTTGGCTGACTAA
- a CDS encoding glycerate kinase, which translates to MAIHVLIAPNAFKNSVTATEVAEALQKGLHQSGLHCNIECFPIADGGDGTGSLIMKKCHGELVNCVVNDPLGRPIEATIGLIDRGKTAVIEMADASGLRLLAPDELNPMQTSSLGTGQMMKLALDRGVNKIILAMGGSASVDGGCGILNALGVTFLDEEGNILLKPTPENLKRLANIDLRGLDPRIAVCEIVVLCDVDSQLLGKDGAAAIYGPQKGATEEMVQQLDSFLTNFAAITLKTCNININTLNYGGAAGGATSGVHAYLNARLVNGISYFLQLTEFDKSLQNASVVITGEGSIDSQTLQGKGPFGVAALAKQRGLPVIAVAGKVPLEDDEELRKYFDILLAIGNEPADMETAISNTYFNLVRIGTDIGHMLKLNSHV; encoded by the coding sequence ATGGCAATACATGTATTGATAGCGCCCAACGCATTCAAAAACAGCGTAACCGCGACTGAGGTAGCCGAAGCATTGCAAAAAGGATTGCATCAAAGCGGTTTACACTGTAACATAGAATGTTTCCCTATTGCCGATGGCGGCGACGGTACCGGCAGCCTAATTATGAAAAAATGCCACGGAGAATTGGTCAACTGCGTGGTGAATGACCCATTAGGCAGGCCCATTGAAGCTACTATTGGTTTGATAGACCGGGGGAAAACCGCCGTTATTGAAATGGCTGATGCTTCGGGTTTACGTTTGCTGGCACCGGACGAACTTAATCCTATGCAAACTTCGTCATTAGGTACCGGGCAAATGATGAAACTGGCTTTAGACCGCGGCGTTAACAAAATTATCCTGGCTATGGGTGGCTCGGCAAGTGTTGATGGAGGATGTGGTATTTTAAATGCTTTAGGTGTGACCTTTTTAGACGAAGAAGGCAACATTTTGCTAAAGCCCACCCCTGAAAATTTAAAACGACTGGCGAATATAGACCTGCGAGGCTTAGATCCGCGCATAGCAGTTTGTGAAATAGTTGTGCTTTGTGATGTGGATAGCCAGCTTTTGGGAAAAGATGGAGCAGCGGCTATATATGGTCCGCAAAAGGGAGCAACGGAGGAGATGGTACAACAACTGGATAGCTTTCTTACCAACTTCGCCGCTATCACCCTAAAAACTTGTAACATCAATATTAATACGCTTAATTACGGTGGTGCGGCAGGCGGCGCAACATCCGGCGTACATGCTTATTTGAATGCTCGGTTGGTGAACGGAATATCGTACTTTTTACAACTGACGGAGTTTGATAAATCGCTACAAAATGCAAGTGTTGTGATAACAGGAGAGGGGAGCATTGATAGTCAGACCCTGCAAGGTAAAGGGCCATTTGGCGTAGCCGCTTTAGCAAAGCAACGAGGCTTGCCTGTAATTGCTGTAGCGGGCAAAGTTCCATTAGAAGATGACGAGGAACTGCGGAAATATTTTGATATTTTATTAGCTATTGGTAACGAGCCTGCCGATATGGAAACAGCTATCAGTAACACGTACTTTAACCTCGTTCGCATAGGAACTGACATAGGGCACATGCTGAAATTGAATAGTCATGTTTAG
- a CDS encoding KTSC domain-containing protein — translation MKKIIEHRKLLGVTVAADLQELKTSYRSLMKTWHPDKFQESADAKLEAEEKSKQIIEAYHFLVSIAPETRAQTLTEYNLTTTTSAMVDFSYRSQVLNVSFFDGNEYEYFDVPKEIYVKLINSDSPGRFARRHIFSNYVYRSVSKIVASA, via the coding sequence ATGAAAAAAATTATTGAGCACCGTAAGTTATTGGGTGTAACCGTTGCAGCCGACCTGCAGGAACTAAAAACATCTTACCGGTCGTTGATGAAAACGTGGCATCCGGATAAATTTCAGGAAAGTGCAGATGCCAAACTGGAGGCTGAAGAAAAAAGCAAACAGATTATTGAAGCCTACCACTTTTTGGTAAGCATTGCGCCCGAAACACGCGCCCAAACGCTTACCGAATATAATTTGACTACCACAACCTCTGCCATGGTTGATTTTTCGTACCGTTCGCAGGTGCTAAACGTATCGTTTTTTGATGGCAACGAGTACGAGTATTTTGATGTGCCTAAAGAAATTTATGTAAAGCTGATCAATTCTGATTCGCCGGGCAGGTTTGCGCGCAGGCACATTTTTAGCAACTACGTTTATCGCAGCGTTAGTAAAATAGTGGCATCTGCTTAA